The following coding sequences are from one Penaeus monodon isolate SGIC_2016 chromosome 21, NSTDA_Pmon_1, whole genome shotgun sequence window:
- the LOC119586363 gene encoding uncharacterized protein LOC119586363, translated as MSCFCRRKWRDNISGECKMRVLRSVLGGCVVIVACVVVLTTLTSTPPTGPAIHSIVPHNLKEELEGKMTCDEKLLEKLDFVGKPQLYPHHTWENLSTPVLTTAVSSGLVWQVEGLLGMAQQLFSNLTVVVYSLDLSYQELQQLEDACNTSCVVTPFDFSTYPSHVRDLHLKAYRPIIIQELLVRAGAVLWLDASVRLVSEVQNANMAAEKMAEWSSWAVKNGGVLTWPLPHPALLPTAALTHPNMFTFFHTKKNYYDFQQMGDAGTMLVYNTKDVHDHLMKPWVSCALTHNCISPIGAQDTGCRYDKKPLFRYSGCHHYDASAFNVALGVMFSYDTRLYLAATSPFTRVLQKAQQEVENVPGEESLNTSSRDNSSRKYNLKKLEKLSGSDASNSGSSFRIVSQNTSQTSAKKETLEK; from the exons atgtctTGTTTTtgcagaagaaaatggagagataaTATTAGTGGAGAGTGTAAGATGCGAGTGCTGAGGTCTGTGCTGGGAGGATGTGTGGTTATTGTGGCGTGTGTGGTAGTACTTACCACACTCACCTCCACGCCACCCACGGGTCCTGCCATCCACTCGATCGTTCCACACAACTTGAAG GAAGAGCTCGAGGGGAAAATGACCTGTGATGAAAAACTGTTGGAGAAGCTAGACTTTGTTGGGAAGCCACAGCTGTATCCACATCACACATGGGAGAATCTCTCCACACCTGTCCTCACAACTGCT GTGTCCAGTGGATTAGTATGGCAAGTGGAAGGGCTGCTGGGGATGGCCCAGCAGCTCTTTTCAAACCTGACTGTCGTGGTTTACAGTCTAGATCTCTCCTACCAGGAACTACAGCAG CTAGAGGATGCCTGTAATACATCCTGTGTGGTCACACCCTTTGACTTTAGTACTTACCCATCCCACGTCAGAGACCTCCACCTCAAAGCCTACCGTCCTATCATAATACAG GAATTATTAGTTCGTGCGGGGGCAGTCCTGTGGTTAGATGCTAGTGTGCGACTGGTGAGTGAAGTTCAGAATGCCAACATGGCAGCTGAGAAAATGGCAGAATGGAGCAGTTGGGCAGTTAAGAATGGTGGTGTCTTGACCTGGCCTCTTCCCCACCCTGCGCTCCTCCCCACAGCAGCCCTTACTCACCCCAATATGTTTACTTTCTTCCACACCAAAAAGAACTATTATGATTTTCAGCAG ATGGGAGATGCAGGCACTATGTTAGTCTATAACACAAAAGATGTCCATGATCACTTAATGAAACCCTGGGTATCCTGTGCCCTCACACACAACTGCATCAGTCCAATAGGTGCCCAAGATACAGGCTGCAG GTATGACAAAAAGCCACTTTTCCGTTACTCAGGGTGCCACCATTATGACGCTTCAGCATTCAATGTTGCCTTAGGGGTCATGTTCTCATATGACACTCGACTTTACCTGGCAGCCACATCGCCCTTCACACGTGTGTTGCAGAAAGCTCAGCAGGAGGTAGAAAATGTGCCAGGAGAGGAGAGTTTGAACACGTCCAGTAGAGACAACTCAAGTAGGAAGTATAATCTTAAGAAACTTGAAAAGCTCAGTGGTTCAGATGCATCTAACAGTGGGTCATCCTTCAGAATAGTTTCCCAAAACACATCACAAACATCTGCCAAGAAGGAAACTTTGGAAAAGTAA